Proteins co-encoded in one Setaria viridis chromosome 9, Setaria_viridis_v4.0, whole genome shotgun sequence genomic window:
- the LOC117836979 gene encoding pentatricopeptide repeat-containing protein At2g13600, whose translation MLLIRAKLSQPSPGDRTGSPIIAPDKMPICHSLNGGSLPNLNHGTMRAAARVRRPRLQRPLLEPARPSLSPAARAKTEKAPAPLTLPLKAFKLRLANGPPLAPTAKAFKSYAETCASLLRLCRHAAADASNRPTSSVSSALPLVLSLHAHALRSGLGADCSVASNLLTAYAAFARAADRDRAFRDCVACGPASSFVYDFMVSEHVKAGDIASARRLFDRMPDRSVVSYTTMVDALMKCGSVRDAVELYERCPLHSVAFFTAMISGFVRNELHSYALPVFRKMLSCSVRPNVVTLICVIKACVGAGEFDLAMGVVGLAIKWNLFEKSIEVHNSLITLYLRMGDAAAAHKVFDEMEVRDVVSWTALLDVYAELGDLEGARRVLDAMPERNEVSWGTLIARHEQKGDAAEAVRLYSQMLADSCRPNISCFSSVLSACGTLQDLRGGTRIHANALKMGSTSSLFVSSSLIDMYCKCKQCTYAQRIFDSLPQKSIVCWNSLISGYSWNGKMVEADELFKKMPARNAASWNTIISGYAENRRFVDALKSFSAMLASGQIPGEITLSSVLLACANLCSLEMGKMVHAKIVKLGIEDNIFMGTALSDMYAKSGDLDSSKRIFYQMPEKNNITWTAMVQGLAENGFAEESILLFENMMANGISPNEHTFLAILFACSHSGLVEQAIHYFETMQAHAIPPKLKHYTCMVDVLARAGRLTEAEELLMKVPINFEANAWSALLSACNTYSNKEIGERAAKKLHELERDNTAGYVLLSNMYASCGKWKDAAEMRILMKGASLKKDGGCSWLQLRGQYHAFFSWEAKHPLSLEIYEILDLLMWESTI comes from the coding sequence ATGTTACTAATCCGGGCCAAATTGTCCCAACCCAGCCCAGGTGACCGTACAGGCAGCCCAATTATCGCGCCTGATAAAATGCCAATATGCCACTCCCTCAATGGCGGAAGCTTACCGAACTTGAATCACGGGACTATGAGAGCGGCGGCCCGCGTGAGGCGACCGCGGCTGCAACGGCCGCTGCTGGAGCCGGCGCGGCCATCTctttcgccggcggcgagggccaaGACGGAGAAGGCACCCGCTCCCCTAACCCTTCCTCTGAAGGCCTTCAAGCTCCGCCTGGCCAACGGCCCACCGCTGGCGCCAACAGCGAAGGCCTTCAAGTCCTACGCCGAGACCTGCGCCTCCCTGCTCCGCCTCTGCCGtcatgccgccgccgacgccagcAACCGGCCTACTTCCTCGGTCTCCTCCGCCCTGCCGCTCGTCCTCTCGTTGCACGCGCACGCTCTCCGCTCCGGCCTCGGCGCCGACTGCTCCGTCGCATCGAACCTCCTCACCGCCTACGCCGCATTCGCCCGCGCCGCAGACCGCGACCGGGCCTTCCGCGACTGCGTCGCCTGCGGTCCGGCCTCCTCCTTCGTGTACGACTTTATGGTGTCGGAGCACGTGAAGGCCGGGGACATCGCCTCAGCTCGCAGGCTGTTCGACAGAATGCCCGATCGGAGCGTCGTGTCGTACACAACCATGGTGGACGCGCTCATGAAGTGCGGGTCTGTGAGGGACGCGGTTGAGCTGTATGAGCGATGCCCGCTCCACTCAGTTGCCTTCTTCACCGCGATGATTTCTGGGTTTGTACGGAATGAACTCCACAGCTATGCACTCCCAGTGTTTCGCAAGATGCTAAGCTGCAGTGTGAGACCTAATGTGGTTACACTGATTTGTGTGATCAAGGCTTGTGTGGGTGCAGGTGAATTTGATCTGGCCATGGGTGTGGTGGGATTGGCGATCAAATGGAACTTGTTTGAGAAGAGTATTGAGGTACACAATTCTTTGATCACTCTGTATCTAAGAATGGGAGATGCAGCTGCAGCGCACAAGGTGTTTGATGAGATGGAGGTGAGGGATGTCGTCTCATGGACTGCATTACTTGATGTGTATGCTGAGTTGGGTGACCTTGAGGGAGCTCGACGGGTCCTTGATGCAATGCCTGAGAGGAATGAGGTCTCGTGGGGTACTTTGATTGCAAGGCATGAGCAGAAAGGTGATGCTGCAGAAGCAGTAAGGCTTTACAGTCAAATGCTCGCTGACAGTTGTAGGCCAAACATTTCATGCTTCTCCAGTGTGCTCAGTGCTTGTGGTACCCTTCAAGACTTAAGAGGGGGAACTCGGATACATGCCAATGCCCTGAAGATGGGTTCTACCAGCAGTTTGTTTGTATCCAGCTCTTTGATTGATATGTACTGCAAATGCAAGCAGTGCACTTATGCTCAGAGGATATTTGATTCCCTCCCACAAAAGAGCATAGTATGCTGGAACTCTCTTATTTCAGGTTATAGCTGGAATGGCAAAATGGTGGAGGCAGATGAGCTCTTCAAGAAGATGCCTGCAAGGAACGCAGCTTCATGGAACACGATTATTTCTGGTTATGCAGAAAATCGACGATTTGTTGATGCACTAAAATCTTTCAGTGCAATGTTGGCTTCAGGGCAGATTCCAGGAGAAATTACCTTGTCAAGTGTTCTTCTTGCATGTGCAAACTTGTGCTCTTTAGAGATGGGCAAGATGGTTCATGCTAAGATTGTCAAGCTTGGAATCGAAGATAACATCTTTATGGGGACTGCACTCAGTGACATGTATGCCAAGTCAGGGGATTTGGACAGCTCCAAGAGGATATTTTATCAAATGCCTGAAAAAAATAATATCACTTGGACTGCCATGGTTCAGGGACTTGCAGAAAATGGCTTTGCAGAAGAGTCTATTTTGTTGTTTGAGAATATGATGGCAAATGGAATATCACCTAATGAGCATACATTTTTAGCTATTCTATTTGCTTGCTCCCACAGTGGTTTGGTGGAACAAGCCATACATTATTTTGAAACAATGCAAGCGCATGCCATCCCACCTAAACTGAAGCACTACACCTGCATGGTAGATGTCCTAGCTCGAGCTGGTCGTTTGACAGAAGCTGAAGAACTTCTCATGAAGGTTCCAATTAACTTTGAAGCAAATGCATGGTCAGCTCTTCTGAGTGCTTGCAACACTTACAGCAACAAGGAGATTGGTGAGAGGGCAGCAAAGAAACTTCATGAGTTGGAGAGGGATAATACAGCGGGCTATGTGCTACTCTCGAACATGTATGCATCTTGTGGAAAATGGAAAGATGCTGCTGAGATGAGGATACTGATGAAAGGAGCTAGCCTTAAGAAAGATGGTGGGTGCAGCTGGTTACAGTTAAGGGGACAATATCACGCCTTCTTTTCTTGGGAAGCAAAGCATCCATTGTCATTGGAAATTTATGAAATCTTGGATCTGCTGATGTGGGAATCAACTATTTGA
- the LOC117836981 gene encoding uncharacterized protein: MGAPCLPFPSTPPSCPCGAGVARSSVPMLAAAPSLSSPSSAAASAATRFQLGVRSRGRAGVARAGGRGDGEGAKDAGAAAFFGEDGVVEDMDGYLDYLSLEYDSVWDTKPAWCQPWTILLTGTAVVACSWVLQSVIITAGVSFIICAWWYIFLYSYPKAYTKMIAERRRKVASGDEDTYGMEKIQ; the protein is encoded by the exons ATGGGCGCGCCCTGCCTACCCTTCCCGTccacgccgccgtcctgcccatgcggcgccggcgtggcccGCTCGAGCGTGCCCATGCTCGCGGCCGCGCCTTCCCTTTCCTCCCCCTCGTCCGCTGCCGCCAGCGCCGCTACGCGGTTTCAGCTCGGCGTCAGGAGTCGGGGGCGCGCCGGCGTGgcgcgggccggcggccggggcgaCGGTGAGGGGGCCAAGGACGCCGGAGCGGCGGCGTTCTTTGGAGAGGACGGGGTGGTGGAGGACATGGACGGGTACCTCGACTACCTGTCGCTCGAGTACGACTCCGTCTGGGACACCAAGCCTGCCTG GTGCCAACCTTGGACAATATTGCTCACTGGAACTGCTGTGGTTGCGTGTAGTTGGGTGCTCCAGTCGGTTATAATTACTGCAGGAGTTTCTTTTATAATATGTGCATGGTGGTACATATTTCTATACTCCTATCCTAAG GCATACACCAAGATGATTgcagagagaagaagaaaggtaGCCAGTGGAGATGAAGATACCTACGGGATGGAGAAAATCCAGTGA
- the LOC117840560 gene encoding suppressor of disruption of TFIIS: MAANSPFDCVLLDLDDTLYPGDTGLGPALRRNIDEFLQAKLGVSAERAAAMRVELFRTHGSSLAGLIALGYDVHPDEYHSYVHGRLPYDMIAADPQLARTLQSIPQRKVLFTNSDRAHMKRALERLGVDEAVFDDVVCFETMNPHLFGEAREEERAAGGDPPVVVLKPSVDAIVAGLRVAGTNPRRTLFLDDSERNIAAGKALGLRTALVGKRVRSKEADYALESIGALRRAIPEIWGVAGGGEGISERSDHGIDKTPMRSDLDSIIQPTSIQA, translated from the exons ATGGCCGCGAACTCCCCCTTCGACTGCGTCCTCCTAG ACCTCGACGACACGCTGTACCCGGGCGACACCGGCCTCGGCCCGGCCCTGAGGCGCAACATCGACGAGTTCCTCCAGGCCAAGCTCGGCGTCTCGgccgagcgcgccgccgccatgcgcgTCGAGCTCTTCCGCACCCACGGCAGCTCCCTCGCCGGGCTCATC GCGCTCGGCTACGACGTGCACCCGGATGAGTACCACAG CTACGTGCACGGCAGGCTGCCGTACGACATGATCGCCGCCGACCCGCAGCTGGCGCGGACGCTGCAGAGCATCCCGCAGCGCAAAGTG CTGTTCACGAACTCGGACCGCGCGCACATGAAGCGGGCGCTGGAGCGGCTGGGCGTCGACGAGGCCGTCTTCGACGACGTGGTGTGCTTCGAGACCATGAACCCGCACCTCTTCGGTGaggcgagggaggaggagcgcgccgccggcggtgacCCCCCGGTCGTGGTCCTCAAACCGTCGGTGGACGCCATCGTGGCGGGCCTGCGCGTCGCCGGCACGAACCCACGCCGGACG CTCTTCCTCGACGACAGCGAGAGGAACATCGCCGCGGGGAAAGCGCTCGGCCTCCGCACCGCCCTG GTTGGCAAGAGGGTGCGGAGCAAGGAGGCGGACTACGCCCTGGAGAGCATCGGCGCGCTCCGGCGTGCCATCCCGGAGATCtggggcgtcgccggcggcggcgagggtatCAGCGAACGCTCGGACCACGGCATCGACAAGACGCCCATGAGGTCCGACCTGGACTCCATCATCCAGCCCACGTCCATCCAGGCCTAA
- the LOC117836125 gene encoding uncharacterized protein isoform X3 encodes MCILGLILVLQNLVGPPAQIHPTDCRMPPNPEFGEFGLQKVRARTRALHSSSSSGTPNPPQSRTFQTPPRHQFLPTPAAALRRSSPGRDRGPSLTTRRAAPSRTSPQQPQELAMDVLKRELQRKRQLLDADFGARKILRRAEIEARELQRIREAERRRLLQKQLRDSHPAASSPPGTYSGSSPASAAADAPPAENGASGQTESLPRDEVIRRLRVLRQPATLFGEDDAARLRRLNDVLEDPTALADVDADEIGEGQTNDFLRDIQALRVKAAAATKPKAGAEAQRREGDGEEREVPFEELCDEDKIAAFFRRLMGEWSQEMDEMPEAERRTAKGKAAVATCKQCARYLDPLFKQCKKKEGVILNPQTQQLMIRLQLVLSVSLLIRLQSSQLPRLSLLTSDRHCWRWSSAA; translated from the exons ATGTGTATTCTGGGCCTCATTCTCGTCCTACAAAATTTGGTTGGCCCACCAGCCCAAATTCACCCAACTGATTGCCGAATGCCCCCCAATCCGGAATTCGGGGAGTTCGGACTCCAGAAGGTTCGCGCGAGAACTCGAGCTCTCCATTCTTCCTCAAGTTCCGGCACACCAAATCCACCACAGAGCCGAACCTTCCAGACCCCGCCAAGGCACCAATTCCTCCCCACCCCGGCCGCAGCTCTCCGACGATCCAGCCCCGGCCGAGATCGAGGCCCTAGCCTAACGACGCGACGCGCGGCGCCATCGCGAACTTCGCCACAGCAACCGCAGGAGCTGGCAATGGATGTCCTGAAGCGCGAGCTGCAGCGGAAGCGCCAGCTCCTGGACGCCGACTTCGGCGCCCGCAAGATCCTCCGGCGCGCCGAGATCGAGGCCCGCGAGCTCCAGCGCATCCGCGAGGCCGAgcgccggcgcctcctccaAAAGCAGCTCCGGGATTCCCACCCGgcagcctcctcgccgcccggtACCTACTCTGGCtcctcgcccgcctccgcggCAGCCGACGCGCCACCAGCGGAGAATGGTGCGAGTGGCCAGACGGAGTCGCTCCCGAGGGACGAGGTCATCCGACGCCTGCGCGTGCTGCGGCAGCCGGCCACGCTCTTCGGCGAGGACGAtgccgcgcgcctccgccgtCTGAACGACGTGCTCGAGGACCCCACCGCGCTGGCCGACGTCGACGCGGACGAGATCGGGGAGGGGCAGACCAACGACTTCCTCCGCGACATCCAGGCGCTGCGGGTCAAGGCTGCGGCAGCGACGAAGCCCAAGGCCGGCGCGGAGGCCCAGCGGAgggagggcgacggcgaggagagggaggtgCCGTTCGAGGAGCTCTGCGACGAGGATAAGATCGCCGCGTTCTTCAGGAGGCTGATGGGCGAGTGGAGCCAGGAGATGGACGAGATGCCCGAGGCGGAGCGGCGTACGGCCAAAGGGAAGGCCGCGGTGGCCACCTGCAAGCAGTGCGCGCGATACCTCGACCCGCTATTCAAGCAGTGCAAGAAGAAG GAGGGCGTCATCCTGAATCCACAAACACAACAATTGATGATCAGGTTGCAACTTGTGCTTTCAGTAAGCTTGCTAATTCGCTTACAATCTTCCCAACTTCCCAG GCTCTCCCTCCTGACGTCCGACAGGCATTGTTGGAGGTGGTCAAGTGCTGCATGA
- the LOC117836125 gene encoding uncharacterized protein isoform X2 — protein sequence MCILGLILVLQNLVGPPAQIHPTDCRMPPNPEFGEFGLQKVRARTRALHSSSSSGTPNPPQSRTFQTPPRHQFLPTPAAALRRSSPGRDRGPSLTTRRAAPSRTSPQQPQELAMDVLKRELQRKRQLLDADFGARKILRRAEIEARELQRIREAERRRLLQKQLRDSHPAASSPPGTYSGSSPASAAADAPPAENGASGQTESLPRDEVIRRLRVLRQPATLFGEDDAARLRRLNDVLEDPTALADVDADEIGEGQTNDFLRDIQALRVKAAAATKPKAGAEAQRREGDGEEREVPFEELCDEDKIAAFFRRLMGEWSQEMDEMPEAERRTAKGKAAVATCKQCARYLDPLFKQCKKKALPPDVRQALLEVVKCCMRRDYLAAVDNYIKLAIGNSPWPIGVTMVGIHERSAREKIYTNSVAHIMNDETTRKYLQSVKRLITFCQRKYPTDPSRSVEFNSLANGSDLQSLLAEQNAKNSEETLQLVAAS from the exons ATGTGTATTCTGGGCCTCATTCTCGTCCTACAAAATTTGGTTGGCCCACCAGCCCAAATTCACCCAACTGATTGCCGAATGCCCCCCAATCCGGAATTCGGGGAGTTCGGACTCCAGAAGGTTCGCGCGAGAACTCGAGCTCTCCATTCTTCCTCAAGTTCCGGCACACCAAATCCACCACAGAGCCGAACCTTCCAGACCCCGCCAAGGCACCAATTCCTCCCCACCCCGGCCGCAGCTCTCCGACGATCCAGCCCCGGCCGAGATCGAGGCCCTAGCCTAACGACGCGACGCGCGGCGCCATCGCGAACTTCGCCACAGCAACCGCAGGAGCTGGCAATGGATGTCCTGAAGCGCGAGCTGCAGCGGAAGCGCCAGCTCCTGGACGCCGACTTCGGCGCCCGCAAGATCCTCCGGCGCGCCGAGATCGAGGCCCGCGAGCTCCAGCGCATCCGCGAGGCCGAgcgccggcgcctcctccaAAAGCAGCTCCGGGATTCCCACCCGgcagcctcctcgccgcccggtACCTACTCTGGCtcctcgcccgcctccgcggCAGCCGACGCGCCACCAGCGGAGAATGGTGCGAGTGGCCAGACGGAGTCGCTCCCGAGGGACGAGGTCATCCGACGCCTGCGCGTGCTGCGGCAGCCGGCCACGCTCTTCGGCGAGGACGAtgccgcgcgcctccgccgtCTGAACGACGTGCTCGAGGACCCCACCGCGCTGGCCGACGTCGACGCGGACGAGATCGGGGAGGGGCAGACCAACGACTTCCTCCGCGACATCCAGGCGCTGCGGGTCAAGGCTGCGGCAGCGACGAAGCCCAAGGCCGGCGCGGAGGCCCAGCGGAgggagggcgacggcgaggagagggaggtgCCGTTCGAGGAGCTCTGCGACGAGGATAAGATCGCCGCGTTCTTCAGGAGGCTGATGGGCGAGTGGAGCCAGGAGATGGACGAGATGCCCGAGGCGGAGCGGCGTACGGCCAAAGGGAAGGCCGCGGTGGCCACCTGCAAGCAGTGCGCGCGATACCTCGACCCGCTATTCAAGCAGTGCAAGAAGAAG GCTCTCCCTCCTGACGTCCGACAGGCATTGTTGGAGGTGGTCAAGTGCTGCATGAGACGAGACTATTTGGCTGCAGTGGACAATTATATCAAGCTAGCAATCGGCAACTCGCCATGGCCAATTGGTGTGACCATGGTTGGTATTCATGAGCGATCGGCCCGCGAGAAGATCTACACGAACAGCGTGGCTCACATCATGAATGATGAGACAACCAGAAAGTACCTGCAGTCCGTGAAGAGACTCATAACATTCTGCCAGAGGAAGTACCCCACTGATCCATCAAGGTCAGTGGAGTTCAACAGCCTGGCAAATGGAAGTGATCTGCAGTCTCTCCTGGCGGAGCAGAACGCGAAGAATTCAGAAGAAACTCTTCAATTAGTGGCAGCTTCGTGA
- the LOC117836125 gene encoding uncharacterized protein isoform X1 yields the protein MCILGLILVLQNLVGPPAQIHPTDCRMPPNPEFGEFGLQKVRARTRALHSSSSSGTPNPPQSRTFQTPPRHQFLPTPAAALRRSSPGRDRGPSLTTRRAAPSRTSPQQPQELAMDVLKRELQRKRQLLDADFGARKILRRAEIEARELQRIREAERRRLLQKQLRDSHPAASSPPGTYSGSSPASAAADAPPAENGASGQTESLPRDEVIRRLRVLRQPATLFGEDDAARLRRLNDVLEDPTALADVDADEIGEGQTNDFLRDIQALRVKAAAATKPKAGAEAQRREGDGEEREVPFEELCDEDKIAAFFRRLMGEWSQEMDEMPEAERRTAKGKAAVATCKQCARYLDPLFKQCKKKEGVILNPQTQQLMIRLQLVLSALPPDVRQALLEVVKCCMRRDYLAAVDNYIKLAIGNSPWPIGVTMVGIHERSAREKIYTNSVAHIMNDETTRKYLQSVKRLITFCQRKYPTDPSRSVEFNSLANGSDLQSLLAEQNAKNSEETLQLVAAS from the exons ATGTGTATTCTGGGCCTCATTCTCGTCCTACAAAATTTGGTTGGCCCACCAGCCCAAATTCACCCAACTGATTGCCGAATGCCCCCCAATCCGGAATTCGGGGAGTTCGGACTCCAGAAGGTTCGCGCGAGAACTCGAGCTCTCCATTCTTCCTCAAGTTCCGGCACACCAAATCCACCACAGAGCCGAACCTTCCAGACCCCGCCAAGGCACCAATTCCTCCCCACCCCGGCCGCAGCTCTCCGACGATCCAGCCCCGGCCGAGATCGAGGCCCTAGCCTAACGACGCGACGCGCGGCGCCATCGCGAACTTCGCCACAGCAACCGCAGGAGCTGGCAATGGATGTCCTGAAGCGCGAGCTGCAGCGGAAGCGCCAGCTCCTGGACGCCGACTTCGGCGCCCGCAAGATCCTCCGGCGCGCCGAGATCGAGGCCCGCGAGCTCCAGCGCATCCGCGAGGCCGAgcgccggcgcctcctccaAAAGCAGCTCCGGGATTCCCACCCGgcagcctcctcgccgcccggtACCTACTCTGGCtcctcgcccgcctccgcggCAGCCGACGCGCCACCAGCGGAGAATGGTGCGAGTGGCCAGACGGAGTCGCTCCCGAGGGACGAGGTCATCCGACGCCTGCGCGTGCTGCGGCAGCCGGCCACGCTCTTCGGCGAGGACGAtgccgcgcgcctccgccgtCTGAACGACGTGCTCGAGGACCCCACCGCGCTGGCCGACGTCGACGCGGACGAGATCGGGGAGGGGCAGACCAACGACTTCCTCCGCGACATCCAGGCGCTGCGGGTCAAGGCTGCGGCAGCGACGAAGCCCAAGGCCGGCGCGGAGGCCCAGCGGAgggagggcgacggcgaggagagggaggtgCCGTTCGAGGAGCTCTGCGACGAGGATAAGATCGCCGCGTTCTTCAGGAGGCTGATGGGCGAGTGGAGCCAGGAGATGGACGAGATGCCCGAGGCGGAGCGGCGTACGGCCAAAGGGAAGGCCGCGGTGGCCACCTGCAAGCAGTGCGCGCGATACCTCGACCCGCTATTCAAGCAGTGCAAGAAGAAG GAGGGCGTCATCCTGAATCCACAAACACAACAATTGATGATCAGGTTGCAACTTGTGCTTTCA GCTCTCCCTCCTGACGTCCGACAGGCATTGTTGGAGGTGGTCAAGTGCTGCATGAGACGAGACTATTTGGCTGCAGTGGACAATTATATCAAGCTAGCAATCGGCAACTCGCCATGGCCAATTGGTGTGACCATGGTTGGTATTCATGAGCGATCGGCCCGCGAGAAGATCTACACGAACAGCGTGGCTCACATCATGAATGATGAGACAACCAGAAAGTACCTGCAGTCCGTGAAGAGACTCATAACATTCTGCCAGAGGAAGTACCCCACTGATCCATCAAGGTCAGTGGAGTTCAACAGCCTGGCAAATGGAAGTGATCTGCAGTCTCTCCTGGCGGAGCAGAACGCGAAGAATTCAGAAGAAACTCTTCAATTAGTGGCAGCTTCGTGA